A region from the Hydra vulgaris chromosome 10, alternate assembly HydraT2T_AEP genome encodes:
- the LOC136086008 gene encoding uncharacterized protein LOC136086008 yields MSDKNIIKNLMKMDKKYSDLSRNKYRGSARDKVNQGEFISFLKKLFWIGSTDLKNQIRKDKKRSDKDKHNDLTFLEDQEGPRHFSLGSEDRKFSKKVSEGVRKRTRLEDESPKIDATLELDLSFTDTSADSDSEFEPEVWHHRRADDCNITAKVPMNIFDGNVSIIATANDISPNVLQKVTGAILQDCGVDIAKCKASSSTALRKMKKTAKDTAEIAKLDIKKAVEKSRYPCIIHQGKRLKNERLAVLVNIVGVSHLLGVPALPSSSGEDMYIGIMKILEEYDLISKVCGVCFDTISSNTGSKKGSLIRIAKEVDKYLLLLACRHHIIELRMVHFCEAVIKESSVGPENPLFVKFKRMFENPKFKYDKNNLTSFDWKTVEGTVLNEAARKTLDY; encoded by the exons ATgtcagataaaaatattatcaaaaaccTAATGAAGATGGACAAGAAGTATTCAGATTTGAGTAGAAATAAATACAGAGGATCAGCTAGAGACAAGGTTAATCAAGGggagtttatttcatttttgaaaaagctgttttGGATTGGTTCTACAGATTTAAAGAACCAAATTAGGAAGGATAAAAAACGCTCAGATAAAGATAAGCAcaatgatttaacttttttggaaGACCAGGAAGGACCGAGACATTTTAGTTTGGGATCAGAAGAtagaaaatttagcaaaaag GTTTCTGAAGGTGTGAGGAAGAGGACAAGGCTAGAAGACGAATCTCCTAAGATTGACGCTACCTTAGAATTAGACTTGAGTTTCACTGACACTAGCGCTGATTCTGATTCAGAATTCGAACCCGAAGTTTGGCATCATAGAAGAGCAGATGATTGTAACATTACTGCCAAAGTCCCTATGAATATTTTTGATGGAAATGTATCTATCATAGCTACAGCAAATGATATCTCCCCGAATGTCTTACAAAAAGTAACTGGAGCAATTCTTCAAGATTGTGGAGTTGATATCGCAAAATGCAAAGCCAGTTCTTCAACTGCATTAAGGAAGATGAAAAAAACTGCTAAGGATACTGCAGAAATTgctaaattagatataaagaaggCCGTGGAAAAAAGCCGTTATCCCTGTATAATTCATCAGGGAAAAAGACTGAAGAATGAAAGATTAGCTGTGCTCGTTAATATTGTGGGGGTGTCGCATCTTCTTGGAGTACCTGCCTTGCCGTCTTCTTCAGGTGAAGATATGTATATAGGAATCATGAAAATACTAGAAGAGTATGACCTCATTTCAAAAGTATGCGGAGTATGCTTTGATACAATTTCAAGTAATACTGGTTCTAAGAAAGGATCACTTATTAGGATTGCAAAAGAGGTAGACAAATACCTTCTTCTACTAGCATGTAGGCATCATATCATTGAGCTTAGAATGGTTCATTTCTGTGAAGCAGTGATAAAAGAGAGTAGCGTAGGGCCTGAAAATCCCTTATTCGTAAAGTTCAAACGTATGTTTGAGAACCCTAAATTCAAATACGACAAAAATAACCTGACCTCTTTTGATTGGAAAACCGTTGAAGGAACAGTTTTGAATGAAGCTGCAAGGAAAACTTTAGATTACTGA